The following coding sequences are from one Cenarchaeum symbiosum A window:
- a CDS encoding 5-formyltetrahydrofolate cyclo-ligase (COG0212) encodes MLLSRRDSLSHDIIRIAEAKIARRMGKIPEFAKARSVACYYSMGSEVPTHTLMQGLLDSGRKVCLPSIPGEDLVFREVRDLGRLESGKFDIMEPRNDCEECIDPDVIIVPAVGTARDGSRLGYGRGYYDRFLAGLDIPSIVPCYSKQLVKSVPTEEHDIPVNWIVTEDETIRV; translated from the coding sequence GTGCTCTTATCCAGAAGGGACTCCCTCTCACACGATATAATCAGGATAGCAGAGGCGAAGATCGCCCGCAGGATGGGCAAGATCCCCGAGTTTGCCAAGGCCCGCTCGGTGGCATGCTATTACTCAATGGGAAGCGAGGTGCCCACTCATACACTGATGCAAGGCCTGCTGGATAGCGGGAGAAAGGTCTGCCTGCCGTCTATACCCGGAGAAGATCTAGTATTCAGGGAGGTGCGGGATCTTGGCCGTCTCGAGAGTGGCAAATTCGACATCATGGAGCCACGGAACGACTGTGAGGAATGTATAGATCCTGACGTGATAATTGTTCCCGCGGTGGGAACAGCCAGGGACGGCTCGCGGCTGGGGTACGGCCGCGGCTACTACGACAGGTTCCTTGCAGGCCTGGATATACCCTCGATTGTTCCGTGCTATTCCAAACAGCTGGTAAAATCAGTCCCCACTGAAGAACATGACATACCTGTAAACTGGATAGTGACAGAAGATGAGACGATCAGGGTCTGA